The stretch of DNA AATAGTATGACTCCAATAGAGAACGATTTACCTTGGCTAAAACCCATATCGTCTAGTTTTGAGATGCAAAAGCAACTATTGATGAAGCGAGTTGATGGCCAGTCGTTAGTTAATCAGAAATGGCAAGATTCATTAAAAGACTTAGAGCTTGCTGAAAAGTCATTAATTAAAGCGTTAAAGACACAACCAGAAGATCCCGCGTTGATGAAAATGCTCACACATGTTTACCAGCAACAATTAGAAATTATTGCGAAAAGTCATCAACCTAAATATTTGCAAATTTAAAATAGTAGGAAATTAAAATGATAAATGTAAAAAAAGCGTTATTAAAGTTTAGCTTGGTCGCCGCCTGTATCGCGTTTTCTGCGAGTGTTTTAGCTGGCGAAAGAATTGATGAGACGTTGGCAGCTGAGAAAGATGGTCGGGTTGCGATAGAGGTTATGACAGGCCTTGTTTCCATAAAAAGCTGGGATAAGGCAGAAGTAAAAGTCATTGGTGAATTAGACGGCAAAGCTGAAGGCTATGTATTTGAGCGCAATGGCAATCGAATTATATTCAAAGTTAAGATGCCTAAACAAACTTGGGGTAGCTGGAAAGACACAAGTGGTGAGCTCACGTTTTACGTTCCTAAGCAGAGTGAGTTGAGGTTTGAAGGCGTAAATGTTTCCGTTGATGCACAAGAAATCGTTGGTGGCGCAAAAATCAATACGGTTAATGGCGACATAACGGCGACTAAATTAGAGAAGCGAGTTGAACTCGAAACCGTTAACGGCAAAATTACCAGTCGAGAGTTATCAGGGCGATTAACTATAACTACAGTAAATGGTGAAATAGACGATAAAGGTAGCCAAGGCGAGGCCGAAATTACGACTGTAAATGGTGAGATTAATACCAACATAGTTTCTAGCGACTTAGCGATTACCAATGTAAATGGTGGCATGAACCTTTCGTTAAGTGGAGTTGAAGAGTTGGAGATTAGTACTGTTAACGGTGACATCAAGCTTGATTATGTTTACGACAAAAAAGGTAAAGTTGTTATATCGGCGGTAAGTGGTGAAATTGATTTATATGTCCCAGCAGATATTTCTGCAAGGTTTAATATTGAAACACATGCCGGTGGTGACATTAACAATAAACTAACAAACCAGCAGTCAACTAAAAATCGATATGGCCCTGGAGAATCGCTGGAATTTGAAACAGGTAGCGGCCATATTAAATTTGAAATGAACACGGTGAATGGCGATATAAGCATCCTAAAAAAACGCTAAATAATAATCCGTTGTAAACACAAAAATAGTGAAAAACTAGATAAGCCATGAGATAAAAAATCTTGTGGCTTATTGTTATTGCGGTAAGGCATTATTCACCATAAAATGATTAGCCCTAGCACTTAAAGTGCATTACATTTTTATAATTAGGTCTAGCAATACATGGCAAAATCTTCATACAAACCAAGTAGAGAACAACAAGCTCAAGTTGACTCCCTCAAGTTACCTCCCCATTCGATTGAGGCGGAACAATCTGTACTTGGTGGTTTGATGCTAGACAACAATGCTTGGGATAGAGTTGCTGAGAAAGTAGTAAAAGGCGATTTTTATCTTCGTCAGCACAAAGCGATATTCAACGCGATGGCCGGCTTGGTATTGCAAAACAATCCAATTGACTTAATTACCGTATCTGAAGCCCTTGAAAAAGAGAAGTTGCTCGAAGGGGTTGGCGGTTTTGCTTATTTAGGTGAAATTGCTAAAAACACCCCAAGTGCTGCCAATATTGTCGCTTATGCAGAAATCGTCCGAGAACGTGCCGTGGTTCGAGAACTGATCGGGACCGCTAATGAAGTTGCAGACGCATGTTATAACCCAGAAGGCAGAAGTAGCGAAGAGCTGCTCGACTTTGCCGAATCTAAAGTATTCAAAATCGCGGAACAGCGAGAAAATGCCAATGATGGCCCAAAAGATCTAAACTCAATTCTTAGCTCGACCGTTGACCGTATTGAAGAATTGATGCGCAGCGACAACGACGGTATAACAGGTTTAACAAGCGGGTTTACCGACTTGGATAAAATGACCAGTGGTTTTCAAAACTCAGATCTCATTATTGTTGCCGCACGTCCATCAATGGGTAAGACCACTTTCGCGATGAACTTGGTAGAAACGGCCGCATTAACATCAGAATATCCAGCGTTAGTATTTAGTTTAGAGATGCCGGCCGATTCAATTATGATGAGGATGTTAGCGTCGCTAGGCCGAATTGATCAAACTAAAGTGAGAACCGGTAACCTCGAC from Psychrosphaera aestuarii encodes:
- a CDS encoding DUF4097 family beta strand repeat-containing protein, whose protein sequence is MINVKKALLKFSLVAACIAFSASVLAGERIDETLAAEKDGRVAIEVMTGLVSIKSWDKAEVKVIGELDGKAEGYVFERNGNRIIFKVKMPKQTWGSWKDTSGELTFYVPKQSELRFEGVNVSVDAQEIVGGAKINTVNGDITATKLEKRVELETVNGKITSRELSGRLTITTVNGEIDDKGSQGEAEITTVNGEINTNIVSSDLAITNVNGGMNLSLSGVEELEISTVNGDIKLDYVYDKKGKVVISAVSGEIDLYVPADISARFNIETHAGGDINNKLTNQQSTKNRYGPGESLEFETGSGHIKFEMNTVNGDISILKKR
- the dnaB gene encoding replicative DNA helicase, encoding MAKSSYKPSREQQAQVDSLKLPPHSIEAEQSVLGGLMLDNNAWDRVAEKVVKGDFYLRQHKAIFNAMAGLVLQNNPIDLITVSEALEKEKLLEGVGGFAYLGEIAKNTPSAANIVAYAEIVRERAVVRELIGTANEVADACYNPEGRSSEELLDFAESKVFKIAEQRENANDGPKDLNSILSSTVDRIEELMRSDNDGITGLTSGFTDLDKMTSGFQNSDLIIVAARPSMGKTTFAMNLVETAALTSEYPALVFSLEMPADSIMMRMLASLGRIDQTKVRTGNLDDDDWARLASTLGIMQESGKLYIDDSSGLTPTEVRSRARRIAREHGGLSMIMIDYLQLMRSPEFKDNRTLEIADISASLKALAKELNIPIIALAQLNRGLEQRADKRPVNSDLRESGSIEQDADLIMFIYRDEVYHEDSADKGTAEIIIGKHRNGPIGRIRLTTQLHYSRFDNYAGNAIIED